CAGATGGAAGTGACTGACGACCAGTTGCAGATGCAGCATTATGAACGCGCATTACGATTCAATAAATACTTCATAATTGGAAAAATTCTAATTGAGAAAATCGAAAAAAACGACATTGTATTCAACCTTCGTAACTAGAGTCACGCGAAACAACATTTTCtggcaaaaattgaaacaatcTCAGtaacatttcttcaatttttggtTGATAATACGATATCCATAAAAGATGAAAACGTgaaattaaatacaaaaatatatataaattgaacaTCGATGATTAGTGAAGTGCAAAATAAGTTGTGTAGTAATCAATCAGCTTTTGTCTGGGCATAAACTAAGTGATTTGGGAAAACAATGATGATTTATTTTAGACCGGAAATATTTTCTAGTTTTCAAACTCTTTCTTTGCTTGTCCTATATTTTGCATCAGGTGGATTTTTCACCTGCAAAAAATTATGTTTTGCAGCAGAGTTGTTTGATCATCAAAAAAACTCATTGTGTTATTTGCGTCGGCCATAATATAATCAAGAAGAAAACTTTTCCAACCTCAATTTTCGATTGATGAATATTTCCAAAGCATCTGTTTTTATCTCCACAAGTGTCGATCCGTTCTCAGCACAGGCTTGTTGAGACTCAGAAAATGTTTTTGCAGGACTCGTTATTATTTGAAGTGTTCGTACATTGTTGAAGTTGATCCAGGTTCTATCTATGAGATGAGAATTCCTcacattaattaaaaaaattgatgatttACTGGGCACGACAACGACAGCCTAACAAAATACTCCCTTTCGTTGCTTTGTGAATCATATGGAGTGCTCACTTAGTTAAGTTAGGACATGCCATAATTTCACATTCAGTTTGAAGCATTTGATACTAGAACGATTGGTACTGAACAGAAGCAAACCACGTAAAGAGTCAGTACAAATGCTCATTACTGAGAGGATCTGTTGTAATTTTTCAGATACCACCCATTTGTCATGTTTATGCTCTTATATGACACATTCAAATATATGtatagtttttttaatttttattaccgGTAATAAGCTTAAAGAAAATGCAATTTGACACTTTGGACAGTTTTATTTACCACAGATAAAAAAAACGACTGGACTGGCGGAAACACCGAATTCAAATATTGCCGGCGTGGATAAAAGAGAGATCAGTTAATAAAACCACTGCTGTACACTTGTACATAAGTAATGGCATAAAAAGCGTGGTAGGGCATAAAAATCGCATTAATGTTAACATATCATGAAAAAAGCATTTTGCACACTTTAGAGAAGTTGAAACAACAGTTAAAAATGAGAACATACCTGATTGACACACGTAATGGTACCCATTTCCGCAATCGTAATTACTCCATTTTCCATCAGATGATTTGGAAGCGACACAGAAGTTGTTGAATGCATCAGTCACTACTCCAGGACGACCGGGAACCCTGTGTGAAAACAAATTATGGTCATTTGATCTCCCACGCTTTAAATTCGTCTGTTCGcgatgagtttttttttttgacaaatcACCAGATTTTACCGGAACATGGAATTTTAAACAATAACTGACCATAAGAAGCAGAGGTGCTAAAAATCAAAATGATGGCGTTAGCCAGAAGTTTCCATAGTTTTTGTTTTTCCTGTtatgtttaatccattttaacAGATCTGCTACAGATTGAACTTTGTATAGCCTTtccaaaatgaacaaaatttgttgttttggTTACAGTCGCGtcaacaaaagtatttattCAAACGACATCATCGTTGATAACATATAGCCAAATCATTATTTCGCAGGTTATCGCTCAACTTAGTTGGGTTTATCAGAATTGTGTGTGTGATGTAGACGGTCACTTGAAAGCATTCGGTATAATACCCattggcgtagcatccacccccgcggtcgcgggaaggcccacagcgcaaaggggcccatgcggttagaatttaaaaatttaggCCAAAAGCTacagtgcaaaacaagtaatgcaTGTcctataacgttgatgttagttctgctcaaatcgttctgttacgtaacaatgccaggagtcgtcgattttcggcatctcgtggtttgatcgcaccgacAAAATCACGAAGGCTGCAGAATGATGTCGACAGCAAAACCTcccagtggcgcacagaaacccAGTAAAAGGGCCAAAGAGGAagaaagtatgaaaaaattaaagtaactaagataaacggcaaattttaggttaccatcgCCTTTTtttagcgacatgttatgctttttgacaaaataaaaaagcgttgttttagcttatgtccgatagattttagggtcatttccacgaattatttttgcgggggggggggggggggggggttgctTGGGatcacgagagtcttgctacgccactgataCTACGTCATTATAGGTTGTGCCAAGTTATTCCTGTCATTTATTTGTGTGATTATGTTAGAGATACCGAAATAACCTCATGTctatgtataatatatatggaATGTGAGTTTTTCCAAACATCGTCGAAGTTCTAATCGATATCTTTGAGAAACTTGAAATTAAGTTATGAACCTTAAAGCATGATGAATAAAGAAATTAAGAAAACGCATAAAATACTATTAGAGCAGAGGTTAGTATGAGACAAAATGTGACAAACCAGTTAGTATATTTTAATTCATAGATGTTGTTCCATTTCCACCCGCTGTCATGATGTAAACCAATCCAAATGATATTCCTAACAAAAATAAAGACGTTATTTTTACGTTATTGCTTATTAATTGGTATTTATACCTGGCCGCAAGAATTAAAGTAATAGATTgcaggtactcccgaagtatgtgaaccaagatggggaACACCGGGATGTAGTGTGTGTGCCAGGCTTCTCATACATAGCGAAACTTAATTAAACAACAAGGTAATACACTTCATGCCGGTGACGATATACACCGTTTGTTGTTACTCACTACCTGGATAAAATACAAAAgcagtataaaaataaaatcgaatTGATTCCACTGGGCAAGGTAAGGAAGTAAATCGAGCAGATTCCTAACGggactaattaaaaaaaaattcgcccTGAAATCGCATTTGTATCCTGCGTTGtaaaaattatgattaattgaataaattccagtattttgctgaatatttaatgAAAGGTAAggtttttttctgtaaaatatcTAACAATAGTATTTAACTTAAATAAATGCTCAAAAGTTGTAACAGTTTAAATATGTTACTAAAATATTGATTGTGCATACAAGGAACATAACCAATTCGTTCCTAAAGAATTCTAAAATGTGTTATATTATCATCATCTTTCCGCATATTATCTGGTCATATTATATTGTTTTCGCGATGTTTCTCCGTAATAAATATTCAActctaaattaaaattttgtttatactgATGATTTAAAAGGGGCACGTTGCAAATAAAACTTGGAACAATATAATATTGCGCGTAACTCATTTTTTACCTATTAAAGTCAAATGAAATATATCACAAGTCAACTTAAATCATTAcatatcgtatatatatatatatatatatatatgaatctcGACACTAGTCTTCAAAAACCAACTTAAAATTTAATGCTCACAGTTTTAACTTGACTCAACTTGCAACAAGCAAGACATTATGTCACGGAAGACATATATAAAACAAGTTTGCTTTTATTTAACAATATACGATAATGTATGATTCATCATTCTGTTCGCTGAGTTAGTTATTGATTTACCATTATAACAtgccaatataagtatatattttattcacgCGTGAAGGAATGTGTATATAAACATTATGTATATGTTTGAAAATTTGGTGTTTACTGTCGACTGAAAGTTCCTGATAAAATCTGTTTTGGTGTATATATCTCAATTCCCTGCCTTTTTAGACCAATGTGGTACACTACATTTGGTATTATGTGTGACAAGCCTAATTCACACGATAGATATGGATGAGATAAACTCACTCAGTAAGTTGTCTCACTGCAGCTTGAGTTTCTTCGTCTTTAATCTCAACAAGCCATGCATTTCTTCCTTCACATACAGACTTGGCAGCATCATATTCCTTTCCTTCTTTAAATAGTTCCAATTTATAATTTCGGAAATCTGATGTGCCTGAAtgacaatttgtaaaaataacaaaattgtttCAAAGGCATAAAGTCACAGAATGAGATCAGCAAACTATTTCTTATCAATCTACACTCTAAGAAATGTTCGGTAAATTTTACCGTCATTTTAggggtaaaaaattaaaaaatgaggtCGGTAAACTGATTCACCGACAAATGTCGGTAATAATCACCGACATTGGAGGCGTGGCGTTAGTCAATGTTGCGCGCGCACATTGGTTAAGGATAGCAGCCTATCAGAAGCTATATTTCAAACGCGTAATTAATCAcgcgcgttttttttttgtttcttcacTCCTTAATTTGTCCGTTTGATTTGACATTTGATGAATTCCAGACTTTTGGACTTCGATATTTGGTCGGCCGACAGTTATATCTTGGTCGCTTTTGTTATTACTGCAGTACTGCGTTGGCAGTATTTCTGTAAGGCAATGCATCTTAGATTCAATAATGTCAGTGTAGGTGTCGTGTTGTTTAATGCTGGTTATTAATGTATTGTTCAGTGTGATTATAGCAGTATGGGACAGTCGGGAAGTAGGGTAAGATCTACCGTACCAATAactgaattaatatatatatatatatatatatatatttgaatacatactGGCTATAACAGTACAGCAGTATACGGTACTGGTATAAGGTTGGTTGGACTAGCTTACATCAGTAAATCCGCAGATCCATGTTACGCCTGGCGATATTTAACACAGCCAGAGCTTGATTCGTATTTCCGAATCTGAATTTTTATTGTCAGTAGACTGGCAAATGTTACAATGGCAatacaatatctgaatatgcccTCTTCACAGCTCTAGACTTTGAAATGTTAGCATCTAATTACTGAATCAAGATAAACCGTCAAATTATCAACAGCTTTATGATGATCGCAAACTCGGACTACGTGCAGGCTGGACTACAGGAAACACATGAACAGGCAGACAGGGAGAAAGGTGACGTTGCTCTACACCCCAGAACCGTGGCTTGAAGAATATGGCATTAAAATAAACAGGTATCAATTAATTATATACTCATATAATTACATACTGATTCAGTGATTGAAAATCatctacagacagacagatttGCATTTGATTATgatttatgatattttaaattattgattctAGGACTAATTCAGAacagtttcatttgaaaaagagcAATTTTAGGCAATTCACATTTAACTGTCATAAAAACACTAGATTTTCTTTTAACTTATGACactataaatagaaaattaatcaaaacaaCATTTATCCACCTTATTCTGCATATTTACCAAAACCAattctataaattttgtttaatttctcTTTTGAATAAGACCGAATTTGAACATATTACATATAATGACAGAATGATGGTGGGGAATGAATACAATcctttttaacagtgttttctTTTTAGaaactgaagaatctgattatGCAGGCATGAACAAATTGTTTGCCCCAACTCTGAACTATGAAAATGTCAATGTCTAAGGCTtcataatatttgagattcttACTAACATGTTATTTCAAGGAAGAAGAATTTGAGGTTAGTTAtaatgttaattttaaattgttaaaagAGAAACTTTGTCATCTGCTCTGACAATAAAGTATTAGgagtgtaatttttattatttagggACTTCTGAATAATTTATTCCATTTCAATACTATTTCAGGTAGCCTACCTCTTCCATCTCATCTACAAAGTTTGGTATTACTGGAAAAGTCTGTATCGATTGATTGCCCACAGATTTTTGTCCATGAACTCCCAAGAggaaaagaaaatatgaaaatttatagaAAGGTGGGATATTGTAATGAATGCTA
This is a stretch of genomic DNA from Styela clava chromosome 2, kaStyClav1.hap1.2, whole genome shotgun sequence. It encodes these proteins:
- the LOC144431272 gene encoding snaclec coagulation factor IX/factor X-binding protein subunit B3-like translates to MLFVLFWISMLSSTEGQTLKSTSDFRNYKLELFKEGKEYDAAKSVCEGRNAWLVEIKDEETQAAVRQLTENIIWIGLHHDSGWKWNNIYELKYTNWVPGRPGVVTDAFNNFCVASKSSDGKWSNYDCGNGYHYVCQSVPIVLVSNASN